In Malaclemys terrapin pileata isolate rMalTer1 chromosome 10, rMalTer1.hap1, whole genome shotgun sequence, the DNA window ACTAGCAATAGCTGGAATGATTTTTAAGTTATTAAGCCAAAAAATAAATTTCATAGAAGATATTTTAATTCTGTCCAGTTCTAATAGCCTGATCTTTTTCTCTCCTGGGAATGTGCACCACCAGTATTTTAAATCactaagattttaaaataataaaaagataaaGCATCTATTAATTCATGTATTTATCCAAGCATATCTTTGCATGTGTTCTACAGATATACATTTTCACTCTTATAGTACAGAATAGAATGTATTCATCTTATTACTAAcaggtttattatttttaaaacaaaattatataaaatcaactataaaactatttaaaatttaCCAGTTtcttgcctctttttttttttttttttaaacttggaaaCTTTTGCCAAGATTTCAAGTTTACATAAATTTACGTTTATAAAGTTCTTATTTTTCACCTTGGTGTGTTGTTTTCAACGCCATTCCCATTATGGAAATTAATGCAGTATAATTTATTGCAAAGAAAATAAGGTTAAACATGAAGATGGTGTAAATTAATACAAATTCACAttatctgttagtttttaaaagatgtcttttccttctgtctctttctctgcaaGCAGAAGGTACCAAGGGCATTTCATCTGTTTAGATTTTTTCTAACATTTTTGCAGCCAAAGCCTATGCTACTTAATAAGCTTGCTATTTGACTAGGAAAACAAAGAATATGATACATAGGAAAGTTCCTCTCTTCTACTCCAGAGATTGATGGGTCAACTTCACTGATTTATCCCCCTCTCATATTTATCAATGTTAAGAGTTCCTGATTAGCACACAATGTTTAATCAGGTTGCTCctaataatctctctctctcatgtacattaaatgctttttttgctgAACATTTGTTTATACGTATTCAAGCATCATGTTCCTAAACACACAATCACTTGTGTACGTAAGTGTAAACCCACGATCCATATACCATAGAATGCCCGAGCTttagaaaagttaaaataaatcatttaggCATGAGtttaataatttttcatttaCTAATTGCAGGTCCAAGGATATTCAGTAATTGTTAAAAGGAATCAACGAACCTAAAATTCTACCATTTTCCAATCTGCAAGAAGGAACATTTGTGAAGAAACATTTGTGTATGTGCAATTCAATGACCATAAAGTTCAGAAAGGTCCTGCACGATCTGAAACATTAATTTTCTCATTTGCTTTGTGCATGGCATCTTACAAATAGCAAATTTCTGAAACAGTTTACTTTTCTGTAACTGATAAATTTCAGCCAATTTCAAGCCTAATTGGTTTGGCTTCCATTCCATTTCCAAACAGATTAAACATTTTATACAAAAAAAGTAAACCTCTTTCCAAATCCTTAAAATGCTTGCTGTAACCTCTTAAATCCCAACAATTTAACCATTTTGGCACTGAAAGTCAAAGCGTGAATACCGATGTAATCTTTCCAGCGGAGATCCTAACCATGGAATCTTACACAGGAGCAGTGTCACCATTTATTTGTAACAGCACATCTTTTGAACTAAATGGATCACATTTATGTAATGAAAGCATGTCTTCTATCTTGGCTGATAAATCTGAAGAACACCAACAATACATTATTGGGCTTTTCTTATCATGCCTTTACACTATTTTCCTTTTCCCTATTGGCTTTGTGGGAAATATTCTGATTTTAGTTGTGAACATAAGTTTTCGGGAAAAGATGACTATTCCTGACCTGTACTTCATAAATCTTGCAGTAGCTGATTTGATTTTAGTTGCTGACTCCCTCATTGAGGTTTTTAATCTTGATGAAAAGTATTATGATATCACTATAATTTGCACTTTCATGTCTCTGTTCCTTCAGATCAACATGTATAGCAGCATTTTCTTTTTGACATGGATGAGTTTTGACAGATACATAGCACTTGCAAAAGTAATGAGGTCCAACATATTTCGGACTATGCAGCATGCTAGATTAAGCTGTGGCCTCATATGGATGGCATCTATCTCTGCAGCACTAGTGCCATTTACAGCTGTACATTTGCAGCACACTGGAGAGGTCTACTTTTGTTTTGCAGATGTAGAAGAAATCCAGTGGTTAGAAATAACCTTGGGGTTTATAATTCCCTTTGTGATCATCGGTCTTTGCTACTCATTAATTGTTCGAGTTCTTATAAAAGCACACAAACACAGGAGTCTTCGACTACGGCGCCAAAAGGCTCTTCGAATGATTTTTGTAGTCGTCCTGGTTTTCTTTATCTGCTGGCTACCTGAAAATGTCTTCATTAGCGTTCAGCTTCTTCAAGAGAAAGGAAAGACTCTCTCTTCAGGCAACCAATCTTTTCGGCATGATTATCCCCTAACAGGACATATTGTAAACCTAGCAGCCTTTTCTAACAGTTGTTTGAACCCTCTGATTTACAGTTTTCTAGGTGAAACTTTTAGAGACAAATTACGGTTGTATGTTGAACAGAAAACTAAAATGTCAACGTTCAGTCGTTTTTGTCATGCTGCCCTAAAGTCAGTCATTCCTGACAGTAATGAGCAATCAGAAGTTTAATTTAGTAGTGCTGTATAAAAACATAAGTGAAAATTGCACAAATATAGAACAAAACGCTTGCTACTAAcagtaaaatatatgtatatataatgcCCTGCTGAGTATTGAAGGTTTATACTCTAAATATTTTTATGACAAGACTTGAAGGTGGAAGAATACATTTTAGTCAAATTTATATTTAATTATCAACAGGATTACTAAAGGCTGACAAATAAGGGGCCTTTAGTTTGCATTATACATGTATGAATGATAATTTACCAGAAAACATTATCAGACTAGGAAGAATCGAGATAATTGAGTTATCAGAGAATAGCTACTTTGCTGTCATATGCTAGGTGTTCCCATTTAAATAATGAAGCTGCCACAACAGTGGGAAAAAACTCATTACAACACATTGATGTGGAGGTGCAGAAAAAAGTTATTGATTTTCCATCCAAATATAGCCATTTGACAACTTTGCTAAGAACTACTGTGCTGTATGTACACAGTGTTGGATATGCTTTCTGTTCTAACATACATTTCAggcattgatttttttgtttctcttaatGTAATATAGAACTAGGATGAAGATTTTCTCTCTAGTTTGTAATGCTCATATCAACACTTCATCAAATCTGAAGTCACGCATAGTATCCTGCTCACCTTTATTACCTTAGCTCAGAGAATCCATCAAAACAAAATTTActgcttcattttatttttgaatattgtCCATAGGAAAATGAGGGTCTTTTGTCACAAGCACAAACTACAGATTAAAGTGTCCTAATTAATGAAACTACTGCTATCTTcatttaatttgtgtgtgtgtgtgtgtggtgactgacgtaaatgtgtttgtgtgtgtgtatttacacacatttaaattttaatattGTAACAATATCTGTCTTGGTTGTAAGAATGGaatattggttttttttttgttgtttttttttaaacttgccttCTGCAAAAAATGACAGTGTAAGAAACGCTCATTAAAATGTTGGAAGCCTCATTATTTTTGGAATCACACAATTTCTGCAACTGAGAAAATGATGAGCCATCAGGTCTTTTTCCAAATCCACTGGCCTTTCTGGATCTTAGATACCTGCTGGCTTCTTTGTGGATTTTCTCCTTCACAGAAAAGTCATATCAAGAAATAAAACCTTAGAGTTACGCAGTGGATTGGGGGGGGGCATGGAACTTTTCCAAATTCTGCCAGCCTGGAAACTAATAACTGAGCTTTGAACTCAGATGCCCTGGCATATGACATGTAACAGGTTACTGCAAAGCCTTCACACAAGGTGCTATCAAGTCTTAAAGATCACCTTACGACCACTAAAAAAACCTCATAAACATTAAATCAGAGCAGCACTGAAATATTACTTGTTATGTCTCTGAAATGCACAGAAGACTTACTACACATATACAATCGCCTCTCTATGTTCAGGCAGTTACACACGCAAATCTCTCCAAACTAAGATAAGAGCCCTTCGTTCCTACTTCTCGTGTATTCTACATGAGCATGGTTATGACATACGAACAAGGGTTTTTTAGATCATTTTAAGGAACATTTCTCATGAAATTACATTTCTTCTGAAATACTTGAGCTTCTTAATGGAAGCTGCAGTCACAAAGGACTTGACCAATAGGTACCTAGGTACAACTGGTTGATGGGTGGATTAACGACACATTTAGCTAGACAGATATTCCTCAAATTAATTTACATGAAAACTGTATGTTGGTGTTTCCTATACCTGTTTGTTCTGGTGTTATTTGCATATTTTCGTCATCCACAGCATCTAAGGAACAATTTCACTTTTGCACATCTTTCCCGTGGGAGTGTGAATCCCTCTCCTCTCAGGGAGGACGTCTGCTTTATCATGCCTTGTACGTGTAGAATGAGTTGCTATACACCACTTAGCAACAAATCTCCTATATTTCTGCTATCTAACATGTGGTATTCTGTCCTTTTCCCACCCACTTCCATCTCTGTAATTAACCAACATTATTCACCAGCTATTGATTTGTCAGTGTATATTAACTTCATCATGGAAAGATTGGCATTTCAACTGACATAGAATCAAAGGAATGGATTCTTCTCTCAGGTAAGCACTGCAAATGATAAAAGTCAGCCACCACTCATGCATGTAGAAAAATCCTGGATTCTTCCTGGCAAATGTCAAAATTAACAAAATATCTTATCTGTAgtcaaaaaaaatcccaacccaaaccaaaaaacaatACCATAGATCagtgatttgatttgatttaaacTCACAAGAGGATTGCCTATTCTGTTTTTGGAGACCCAAAGGAATGTTGTTTCTCGTTATTCATGGATTGTAATTATATCTCTTGGATCTATGTGTTGGAAGAAGGCCTTTTCATCAGCACGAACAGATTATACAAAAAAGAGAAAGCATTTATGTTCAAAGATCTACCATGGTAGCAAATATTAGCAGAGCTCCCCTTCCTGTGCAATTAGCTGTTTCtacattgtgacaaagttcctcctctatcttggtgggtcctgcgcttattggcggattttcttgtctcagagattcatcatgtgggttggggaacagcccagagaccttcccctctgggagaacccacagtccaggtcaattgggaggtttggggggaacccgagcccgccctctactccgggttccagcccagggccctatggactgcagctgtctatagtgcctcctgtaacagctgcatgacagctacaactccctgggctacttccccatggcctccctcaaacaccttccttattctcaccacaggaccttcctcctggtgtctgataacgcttgtgctcctcagtcctccagcaacacaccctctcactctcagctccttgcgcctcttgctcccagctcctcacactcgccccacaaattgaagtgagctcctttttaaaacccaggtgccctgattagcctgccttaattgattctagaagcttcttcttaattggttccaggtgtcctaattagcctgcctgcctcaactggttctagcaggttcctgattactctagtgcagcccctgctctggtcactcagggaacagaaaactactcatccagtgaccaatatatttgccctctaccagactcctgtaccccactggtctgggtctgtcacaacatgTAAAACATATTGGGAGATCACAATCACATACACTATTTACCCACCCAATCCCAAGTCCTTGAATGTTCTATACATGATAAATGTCTAACTTTGGAAATCAGTAATTTTTGACACTGCATCTTCAAAACTCTGAAAACCTTTTGTAGTCAGCTATTGTTAACGTTCAGATACCACCATGACACCTAGAAATATCTAGGCAGGTTAGAGTATTACAGAGTGAAAAAACAATGTGTAATGTCAGGAATTACAAAATATGCAATTCCTCTTACTGACATAATATACCACATTTAGACCCAAAATTACAAGTATGCCTTACCAGGATGAAGAAAAACAGTTTCCTGCTGCCTACACATTTTAGCTTTGAGGATAATTATGTTCTTCTTGAAATCCTAGATATAGTTCTTCAATTACTCACTAAATGAAGTCCTCTGCTAGGGTGCAGAAAAAGCTCACCTCCTCCAACCACTTCTCtatcttctgttttttaaattcatgtaAATGAAGTAACATTCACATAAATGCCATTCAACTTCTATGTTTACTTTATCATCTACAGCTGCAATTAAACATAATCCACCCACACCatccagtggcggattaatgattttgccgcccctaggccctgaCATAATTGCCGCTCCCGGCCCCATATGAACTTATTAAACAtcaatattttcactttttacttCACTATTACTTTCAACTATTTTTTCTGTCTCACTGTTGGCTCTAACTGATACAACACAGGAATCTATTTTGCGCATTTTTGCTatcatttcattttccctttctttcttttctatagcttttttttttttttttaactgagaaccgcttaatttcttccttccgGTCATATTATTAACGTTTAGGATTCTCGcgagtatgtttactaaatgACATCGCGCCATCATTGGTGGTTTCAATATGCGCTATGATTGGTAGAATCGCGGCGTCACTGATGCCACAATCACAAAAATGCTGCCGCCACTGCAAATTTGCTGGCCTATGCCTcggccttgtcggcctaggcgataatacagCGCTAACACCATCACATATGGTATCAACTTGTCTCAGGAGTTCATCCATTTACAGAAAGGACAATAATTTGCCAAAGCAGGTTTCCCCTGCCCTTCTTTTAAGTTGGAAGGTGTGCTTATCATTAAATATAAAGTGCTTTTGTGAGGGAGAAAAGGGGTACTCTGGGTTGCTCTCCCATTTTCTTCCTCAGCATCGCCTTTGAGTCCCACGATACAATGACCTACTCTTGAGCCAAGGAAGGTAGATCAAATCTCCCACTGGAGACCATTAATGCTGTTCCAAACACTAGATCATTTAAGAAAGCATGCCTCCTCCTCACTTCCAGTTCACTCCCCCTACTAATCTTCATCTACTTGAAAGAGAGACTGGGTTTAGGACTCAAATTCGGGTCTCCCGTATAGCAGGAACCAAAAATAAAGTTATCAGtattttacatctgctattgatTTTGAATGGAACTTTTACCTGCAGCAAGATTCTAGAGACTTTAGAAACaatttaaagttacaaaacaatattaaaacatCATTATTTTAAACTAAACCCATATTCTAACTGCAATATTTGTATTGCCAATTGTGTGAGGAGCAACAAACAATGTTTTGTGTCACTGGACAGATCTATCTTTTGTCAAAAAACAGTTTTGCTTTAATCTAAATTAATCTCATTAGCAACTATTTCTAAGAATgattaaatgtaattttaattaatgctttttataaatgtaaatgCATTCCAGAAAGTACTTTGAATAagaggtacccagaaatcacctactagaggacaggcccaacaaggacaataacagaacaccactggccatcacatacagcccccagctaaaacctctccagcgcattatccacgatctacaacctatcctggaaaatgatccctcactctcacagaccttgggaggcaggccagtcctcgcttacagacaaccccccaacctgaagcaaatactcaccagcaactacacaacacaccacagaaacaccaacccaggaaccaatccctgtagcaaaccttgttgcctactctgtccccatatctactctggcgacactatcagaggacccaaccacatcagccacaccatcaagggcttattcacctgcacatctactaatgttatatatgccatcatgtgccagcaatgcccctctgccatgtacattggccaaaccggacagtccctccgcaaaagaataaatggacacaaatcggacatcaggaatggtaacatacaaaagccagtaagtgaacacttcaatctccctggtcattctattacagatttaaaagtcactatcgttgaacaaaaaaacttcagaaacagacttcaaagagaaacagcagaactaaaattcatttgcaaatttaacaccattaatctgggtttgaataggcactgggagtggctggctcattacagaagcagcttttcctctcctggcattgacacttcctcatctattattgggagtggactatatccaccctgattgaattggccctgtcaacactggttctccacttgtgaagtaactcccttctctccatgtgtcagtatataatgcctgcatctgtaactttcactctatgcatctgaagaagtgaggtttttacccacgaaagcttatgtccaaataaatctgttagtctttaaggggtcaccagactccttgttgtttttgtaaacctGTCTCTTGAATATGTTCAGTATTAGCAAATGCCAAATAAGGAGATAAATCAAAAGACTGGTCAGCACAAATGAATCACACATCCAAATATGTTGTTTAGTGGGAGATTCATAATGAGAGATGAATAACTATAGATAAAGTCACTAAAGCAATTGCCTCTGACAGCTGTGCACAGGCCTGTTTGAAAAATCAGCGGTCTCAGTCCACTGCCAGTAGAGAGTTGTCTTTATTAAAAATGCTAACCTGTGAGTTGGCACTCACTCTCAGAAGAGACACCAAGGATTGCATGTGGAAGGACAACATACTACCTTCTCACAACTTTAGATGGTTCCCCTCCAGCGTAGGGCTGAGAAAGAACAGTGAGAGAGCGTGAGGAAacttctcccactgccttttctaCCTGTTTTATAGATAATTAGAAGACCAGTTTCCAATGCTGTCCATCTGGCACATTTGAAAAACACTATATTCACTTTCAATTAAAAACCCAACACTACAAACTTAAAAGCATTGCTTCCTTCACTATTGCTTCCACAaatataggctatgtctacactaggagatgTGACTCCTTTGCTTGTGTACACGTACTCGCACTAGCTTTCACTGAGCTAGCGCGAGTATAAATGGCAGCATAGCCGCAGTAGCACATGTAGCAGTAGTGAAGACACTACAAactacaaacctgcctgaacctGGAGGATAAGTACCCAGCACAGAGCCTCAGCCGTGCCTCTGCTGCACTATgcatgctactgcagctacactgttATTTATAATCGGACACAAGGGGGAAATCACACCCCtcgtttgcagtgtagatgtaccctaagacacAGTGCTCACCTTTGTTTTCTAATTTCTTCAGTGTAACTTGACAAAATAAAGCCCTTATCTCTAAAACTGATTAACTAATGTATAAAGTCAGTTCTGCTAAGCTTTTAGGTAGGCAGACTAAAAACACCAATGCTTTCTCTTAAATGAATtccataaacatttaaaaagaaaaaaaaatcacttctatcTGAAAATTTTGATCTTATTATTGAGACAGAGCTCACTGGTCACCTGGTGCTGGTTCTACTACTTTTTAtcagctgctaaattgcattCAAGCTAAAAACACATTAAATACTTCCCCAAAACTACCTCAGTATGTAAGAAATTGCTGTAGTTAGCACAAATGTTACAGGActacaatagggaagtggggttGTTTGTGCAGTTGTGAATGGTAGAGGAGATGGGTCCACAAGAATCTCTCTATTAAGTAGTAGTCCACACTATGAAAAAGTATGAGAATCCATGACATACAGGATATGATTTAAGCATATAGGATCAGCTCTTTGATAGCCAAGTGCATGAAATGTGCATTAAAATCGAATACTATTTGACAGCAATTTCTACAGAAGTAGGAAAAATCGGAAATTTAAGTAAATAAATTAGCTGTATGAAGCAGCtaattttgctttttaataatTATCTACCATGGTAGCCCACTGTattggtttgatttttgtttttaaaaaaattcaaatgaaatcaaactgttttttttaaaacttacagCAAAAATATAGATACTGTATAAgagtaaaaatatatttctagctGGTTTTAAACGATTCCAAAAATGGCTTAAAGTCTTAACCAAGGTTAATGCAGCTAAATTTTTTCATGGCAAGAACAATCCTGGGGAGGAAGCTCCATTCCCCCCCCTACTCCACCTGAAACCTCTTCCCTGGTTACCCATTCTGGTCACCATCCACACACCTACTGCACTCTTGACAGGGCTGCCCACAGCCGAACACAAGTCACCACTCCAAGAGAAATGCATATCTTGTTGGCCAGCAGTGAATTTCATGCCTGCAATACTGATTACATTCATGGCAGTCTGTGGCCATGAAACTAGCTGCACCTGTGCCTTGCTATATAAGGGATGTTCACAGCAGGTtacaatgtttgtttgtttgtttacatttaacaaaTTTGTTGCCAATGAGCCGCTTTCACCTTAGAATTGGCAACAGCAAGTAagggatattttattttttttaaaggcgacAACTCTGCTTAGTCTTCGGTTGTGCTGTCAGGGTTTCAAATACCATGTCTGACCCTCTGctacctagaatcatagaatatctgggttggaagggacctcagaagatcatctagtccaaccccctgctcaaagcaggaccaatccccagacagatttttgtcccagatccctaaatggccccctcaaggattgaactcacaaccctgggtttagcaggccaatgctcaaaccactgagctatccctcctcatgTTAATGAGCTAGACATAGGATCTCAGAACATGAACAATCTTCATTTAGATTTATAATTTAGGCATTTTTTTCCAAAGGTGTTATCAAAACTATTTACACTGACATGTTACTCTAAACTTTTAATACTTCGCTTTAGGCTTCCTTTTAGCCTTCCTTCCCATCATTCAGTGATATGACAGAACGAGGAGCTCAGAATAAACAGCTGCCTACTGAGCCAAACACGGTAGCTGACAACTGCAAAGCACTGCCAATTCTGCTTTGTTCTGAGAATCAGAGATAGCACAGCTTCATCTCATtacttccagctctgccactcaaATACTGCAAAACT includes these proteins:
- the GPER1 gene encoding G-protein coupled estrogen receptor 1, with product MESYTGAVSPFICNSTSFELNGSHLCNESMSSILADKSEEHQQYIIGLFLSCLYTIFLFPIGFVGNILILVVNISFREKMTIPDLYFINLAVADLILVADSLIEVFNLDEKYYDITIICTFMSLFLQINMYSSIFFLTWMSFDRYIALAKVMRSNIFRTMQHARLSCGLIWMASISAALVPFTAVHLQHTGEVYFCFADVEEIQWLEITLGFIIPFVIIGLCYSLIVRVLIKAHKHRSLRLRRQKALRMIFVVVLVFFICWLPENVFISVQLLQEKGKTLSSGNQSFRHDYPLTGHIVNLAAFSNSCLNPLIYSFLGETFRDKLRLYVEQKTKMSTFSRFCHAALKSVIPDSNEQSEV